Proteins from one Pelotomaculum isophthalicicum JI genomic window:
- the aroA gene encoding 3-phosphoshikimate 1-carboxyvinyltransferase: MDLRIEPAGALKGKYSVPGDKSISHRAVMLGAIAEGDTLIENFLPGEDCLSTIDCMRKLGIEIEGPDNAVVKVHGRGLDGLAEPEDILDAGNSGTTMRLLLGILAGQPFFSVITGDASLRRRPMARVTEPLGQMGAQIEGRQGSNLAPLAVRGGNLTPFFLNSAVASAQVKSAVLLAGLYAKGATTVTEPYRSRDHTERMLEYFGADVEVNGNHVWLSGRPCLKGQKVVVPGDISSAAFLIVAASVVPGSDIILPGVGVNPTRSGILDVLWEMGADIELLDRRDEGGEPVADIRARYTGKLSGVTVGGETIPRLIDEVPVLAVAAALAGGVTIIKDAAELKVKESDRIATVAAMLGMFGADVEQLPDGLLVRGGRQLKGAVCESHGDHRIAMAAAVTGLAAEGETVVRGAECIDVSFPGFETIIKSILK; this comes from the coding sequence ATGGACCTGCGTATCGAACCGGCAGGTGCTTTAAAGGGAAAATATTCGGTGCCGGGAGACAAGTCGATCTCACACAGGGCGGTAATGCTCGGAGCAATAGCTGAAGGTGACACGTTGATCGAGAATTTTCTTCCGGGAGAAGATTGTTTGTCAACGATTGACTGCATGAGAAAGCTGGGCATTGAAATAGAAGGTCCGGATAACGCTGTGGTAAAGGTACACGGCCGGGGTCTGGATGGTCTTGCTGAACCGGAAGATATCCTGGACGCCGGCAATTCAGGCACAACTATGCGGTTACTCCTGGGGATTCTGGCGGGTCAGCCGTTTTTCAGCGTAATTACCGGTGACGCTTCCCTGCGGCGCCGTCCGATGGCCCGGGTCACCGAACCGCTGGGTCAGATGGGCGCGCAAATTGAGGGAAGACAGGGCTCGAACCTGGCTCCCCTGGCAGTAAGAGGCGGTAATCTAACCCCCTTTTTTTTGAATAGCGCCGTGGCCAGTGCCCAGGTCAAGTCAGCAGTGCTTCTGGCCGGCCTGTATGCGAAGGGAGCGACGACAGTGACTGAGCCGTACCGCTCCAGGGATCATACGGAGAGAATGCTGGAATACTTTGGCGCCGATGTTGAGGTTAACGGCAATCATGTTTGGTTAAGCGGCCGCCCTTGTCTCAAAGGACAAAAGGTAGTTGTTCCAGGAGATATTTCTTCAGCAGCCTTTCTCATTGTTGCAGCTTCTGTGGTTCCCGGATCGGACATCATCCTGCCGGGGGTTGGGGTAAACCCTACCAGGAGCGGAATACTGGATGTACTGTGGGAGATGGGCGCCGACATTGAGTTGCTTGACCGGCGGGATGAAGGCGGAGAGCCGGTTGCGGACATCAGGGCACGCTATACAGGAAAGTTATCCGGTGTGACTGTCGGAGGTGAAACCATTCCCCGCCTGATTGATGAAGTGCCTGTTTTGGCGGTAGCCGCGGCGCTGGCCGGGGGAGTTACCATAATTAAGGACGCTGCTGAGTTAAAAGTTAAGGAAAGCGACCGGATTGCCACCGTCGCGGCAATGCTGGGCATGTTTGGGGCCGATGTGGAACAACTGCCGGACGGCCTCTTAGTTCGAGGCGGACGTCAGCTTAAAGGCGCAGTATGTGAGAGTCATGGCGATCACCGCATCGCTATGGCTGCGGCTGTAACCGGACTGGCGGCGGAAGGGGAAACCGTGGTGCGCGGAGCGGAATGTATTGATGTGTCATTCCCAGGGTTTGAAACAATTATAAAAAGTATCCTTAAATGA
- a CDS encoding prephenate dehydrogenase, with the protein MNPDFNRVAIIGVGLIGGSLGMALCARGLAGEVVGSGSSAENLYLARELGAIHRYTDSITNSVHGADLIIIATPVSVTIKVLKEIIPYLSPAAVVTDVGSTKAAIVRDAAQLLPSGACFVGGHPMAGTERAGVREADPYLFENAVYILTPTSETPPAAVTKVGKLVAGVGAKLIEMDPEQHDQAVAAVSHLPYIIASSLVNTVARMPGGESILPLAAGGFRDTTRIASSNTTMWRDILLANREQVINMIRSFQVELNKYEKIIETGEGAEILKKLISARDVRSGLPAKTSRYLSNLYEIVVTVPDQPGAIVAFAAPLANADINISDIEILRVREGEGGTIRVGFATQEEQDNAFNVLKEKGYTVRKK; encoded by the coding sequence TTGAACCCCGACTTTAACCGGGTTGCGATCATTGGTGTCGGCCTGATCGGCGGCTCCCTGGGTATGGCGCTGTGCGCGCGGGGACTGGCTGGAGAAGTGGTTGGCTCAGGATCGTCCGCCGAAAATCTGTACCTGGCCCGTGAACTCGGCGCCATTCACCGTTATACCGATTCAATTACAAATAGTGTGCATGGAGCTGACCTGATCATTATCGCCACTCCAGTGAGTGTGACGATAAAGGTGTTGAAAGAAATTATTCCATACCTTTCCCCGGCTGCGGTAGTAACTGATGTCGGGAGCACCAAGGCTGCCATTGTGCGGGACGCCGCGCAGCTTTTACCGTCCGGCGCATGCTTTGTCGGCGGTCATCCGATGGCAGGCACCGAACGGGCGGGAGTGCGGGAAGCCGACCCGTATCTGTTTGAAAACGCGGTATACATTCTTACTCCAACTTCTGAAACACCTCCGGCCGCTGTAACCAAAGTTGGTAAGCTGGTTGCCGGGGTAGGAGCTAAATTAATCGAGATGGACCCGGAACAACATGACCAGGCAGTAGCGGCGGTCAGTCACTTGCCCTATATAATTGCTTCGTCGCTGGTTAATACCGTTGCCCGGATGCCCGGCGGCGAGAGTATTTTGCCCCTTGCCGCAGGCGGATTCAGGGACACCACCAGGATTGCTTCAAGTAATACGACGATGTGGCGGGACATTTTGCTGGCCAACCGTGAGCAAGTTATTAACATGATCCGGAGTTTCCAGGTAGAACTTAACAAATACGAAAAGATCATCGAAACTGGTGAAGGGGCGGAAATACTGAAAAAGCTTATTAGCGCCAGAGATGTCCGATCCGGCCTGCCGGCAAAGACAAGCAGGTATCTATCGAACCTTTATGAAATTGTAGTCACTGTACCCGATCAGCCTGGCGCTATCGTTGCATTTGCCGCGCCCCTGGCCAATGCGGATATAAATATTAGTGATATTGAAATTTTGCGGGTGCGTGAGGGTGAAGGCGGAACAATCAGAGTGGGTTTCGCTACTCAGGAAGAGCAGGATAATGCCTTCAATGTGCTTAAGGAAAAAGGATATACTGTCAGAAAGAAATAG
- the aroF gene encoding 3-deoxy-7-phosphoheptulonate synthase, translating to MIIVMDHRAGDDKIEAVITRLEKAGFQIHLSQGVERTIIGAIGDKTHLGDVGLEAMSGVEKVVPILQPYKLASRTFHEEGTVIRVGGLEIGGDTVHVAAGPCAVESREQVLETAEIVKKAGATILRGGAYKPRSSPYSFQGLEEEGLKFLAEARELTGLLIVTEVMDVRTVPMIADYADILQIGARNMQNFSLLREVAKVDKPVLLKRGPSATIEEWLMAAEYIMSGGNYNIILCERGIKSFENYTRNTLDLTAIPVVKHLSHLPVIVDPSHAIGKWRFVPSMAKAAIAAGADGLLVEVHPNPPEALCDGPQSLTPVNFNKMMSELNQVVAAVGRKMP from the coding sequence TTGATTATCGTTATGGATCATCGCGCCGGTGATGATAAAATAGAAGCGGTAATAACCAGGCTGGAAAAGGCGGGGTTTCAGATTCATCTTTCCCAGGGTGTGGAACGAACTATTATTGGCGCAATCGGGGATAAGACCCATCTTGGAGACGTTGGCTTGGAGGCTATGTCCGGTGTGGAAAAGGTTGTACCCATTTTACAACCGTATAAACTGGCCAGCAGGACTTTTCACGAAGAAGGAACTGTCATCAGGGTAGGCGGTCTGGAAATCGGCGGTGATACTGTTCATGTGGCAGCCGGTCCTTGCGCCGTGGAAAGCCGTGAACAAGTCCTGGAAACGGCGGAAATTGTGAAAAAGGCTGGCGCCACCATACTCAGAGGGGGCGCTTATAAGCCCCGTTCATCTCCTTATTCCTTTCAAGGGCTGGAGGAGGAAGGGCTGAAATTCCTGGCCGAGGCCCGGGAACTCACCGGTCTCCTGATTGTGACGGAAGTGATGGATGTGCGCACCGTGCCGATGATCGCTGATTACGCTGATATCTTGCAAATAGGCGCCCGCAATATGCAGAATTTTTCACTGTTGCGGGAAGTGGCTAAAGTAGATAAACCTGTGTTGCTGAAAAGGGGCCCGTCAGCTACCATCGAGGAGTGGCTGATGGCCGCTGAATATATAATGTCCGGCGGCAATTACAATATTATCCTGTGTGAGCGAGGCATCAAGAGCTTTGAGAATTATACCAGGAATACGCTGGACCTGACCGCCATCCCAGTTGTAAAACATCTTTCTCACTTGCCGGTAATTGTAGATCCCAGCCATGCCATCGGCAAATGGCGCTTCGTCCCGTCAATGGCCAAAGCGGCTATTGCCGCCGGTGCCGACGGGTTGCTGGTAGAGGTACATCCGAACCCGCCCGAGGCTTTATGCGACGGACCCCAGTCACTTACCCCGGTGAATTTTAACAAAATGATGTCAGAGTTAAACCAAGTTGTAGCGGCAGTTGGGAGGAAGATGCCTTGA
- the trpA gene encoding tryptophan synthase subunit alpha → MNSNSIIEVCLDKLRLEGKKGLITFITAGDPDLSSTVDLALRMDAAGADIIELGVPFSDPLADGPVIQQASSRALAAGTTLAKILDTVKKIKSNCRAPLVLMGYCNPFYRFGLDRFIAEAASAGVSGLIVPDLPLEESGPLMELAIKEGLDLIPLVSPVTTDRRLSRIASKAMGFVYCVSVTGVTGARKEIGTDIESFTGRVRSHTSLPLAIGFGIADPEQGARMSRYCDAVVVGSAIVKLIADSGSSQAAGTAVENLTREFKTALLDSAS, encoded by the coding sequence ATGAACAGCAACAGCATCATTGAAGTATGTCTTGACAAGCTGCGGTTAGAAGGAAAAAAAGGCTTGATTACTTTTATCACAGCCGGTGACCCTGACCTGTCCAGTACGGTAGATTTGGCGCTGCGCATGGATGCGGCGGGAGCGGATATTATTGAACTGGGAGTGCCGTTTTCCGATCCTTTGGCTGATGGTCCGGTGATCCAGCAGGCATCCAGCCGGGCTCTGGCCGCCGGGACAACGTTAGCTAAAATCCTGGATACGGTAAAAAAGATTAAGAGTAATTGCCGGGCTCCTCTAGTATTAATGGGCTACTGCAACCCCTTTTACAGATTTGGGTTGGATAGGTTCATAGCTGAAGCCGCTTCCGCGGGTGTAAGCGGCTTAATAGTGCCTGATTTGCCGCTGGAAGAGTCGGGTCCGTTGATGGAACTGGCGATAAAGGAAGGATTAGACCTTATTCCTCTTGTTTCGCCTGTCACTACTGATCGCAGATTAAGCCGGATAGCTTCAAAGGCGATGGGATTTGTTTATTGTGTCTCGGTAACCGGAGTAACCGGCGCCAGGAAGGAAATCGGGACTGACATAGAAAGCTTTACCGGCAGGGTGCGCAGCCATACCTCATTGCCCCTGGCCATAGGATTCGGTATCGCGGACCCGGAACAAGGGGCGCGGATGTCCAGGTATTGCGACGCTGTCGTGGTGGGAAGCGCCATTGTTAAATTAATAGCCGATAGCGGCAGTTCTCAAGCCGCCGGAACGGCGGTGGAGAACCTGACAAGGGAATTTAAAACCGCGTTGCTTGACAGCGCTTCATAA
- the trpB gene encoding tryptophan synthase subunit beta, whose amino-acid sequence MMKNSSDLADNCITLPDTRGYFGAYGGRFIPEVLMPALEELEKAYADAIEDPQFHKELEGYLKHYVGRPSPLYFAEGLTRHCGGARIYLKREDLNHTGAHKINNAIGQILLARRMRKNRIIAETGAGQHGVATATAAALFGLKCAIYMGEEDIRRQSPNVFRMRLLGAEVVPVTSGSRTLKDAMNETIRDWVTNVRDTYYLIGSVAGPHPYPQMVRDFQSVIGEETRRQVLETAGRLPDYVLACVGGGSNAMGIFYSFLADQEVKLIGIEAAGHGLATAEHSATLNRGCPGVLHGSYSYILQNDDGQITIPHSIAAGLDYPGVGPEHAYLKDTGRVNYTTATDTEALAAFQLLCRTDGIIPALESSHAIAEAVKLAPSLPPEKIIVINLSGRGDKDIPAVAGEPGVNI is encoded by the coding sequence ATGATGAAGAATTCGTCTGACTTAGCAGACAATTGCATTACTTTACCGGATACACGTGGATACTTCGGCGCTTACGGCGGCCGTTTTATTCCCGAGGTATTGATGCCGGCTCTGGAAGAGCTGGAAAAAGCTTATGCGGATGCCATTGAGGACCCTCAGTTTCATAAGGAACTGGAGGGATACCTGAAACATTATGTGGGCCGGCCTTCCCCCCTCTATTTTGCGGAAGGACTGACCAGACACTGTGGCGGCGCGAGAATATACCTCAAGAGAGAAGACCTGAACCATACCGGCGCGCACAAGATCAATAACGCGATCGGTCAAATTCTCCTGGCCCGCCGGATGCGCAAGAACAGGATAATCGCGGAAACGGGCGCCGGCCAGCACGGAGTGGCTACAGCTACGGCTGCCGCCCTGTTTGGTTTAAAGTGTGCTATTTATATGGGAGAGGAAGATATCAGGCGGCAAAGTCCCAATGTTTTCCGGATGCGCCTGCTTGGCGCGGAGGTTGTTCCGGTGACAAGCGGCAGCAGGACTCTGAAGGATGCGATGAATGAAACCATCAGGGACTGGGTTACCAATGTTAGGGATACTTACTACCTGATTGGCTCGGTCGCCGGCCCGCATCCATATCCGCAAATGGTCAGGGATTTCCAGTCAGTAATAGGGGAGGAGACCAGGCGGCAGGTGCTGGAAACTGCCGGCCGGCTGCCTGATTATGTCCTGGCCTGTGTCGGCGGTGGCAGCAACGCTATGGGTATTTTTTACTCTTTCCTTGCTGATCAAGAAGTTAAACTGATCGGGATTGAAGCCGCGGGGCACGGGCTGGCCACTGCAGAGCACTCCGCCACGCTCAACCGGGGATGCCCCGGAGTGCTGCACGGCTCATACAGTTACATTTTACAAAATGATGACGGTCAAATAACAATACCTCATTCTATCGCCGCCGGGCTTGATTACCCGGGTGTCGGGCCGGAGCACGCTTATCTGAAAGATACCGGGCGGGTGAATTACACGACGGCCACCGACACGGAAGCGCTGGCGGCTTTTCAATTGCTTTGCCGCACTGACGGGATCATCCCGGCGCTTGAAAGCTCGCACGCGATAGCCGAGGCCGTCAAACTGGCTCCGTCACTTCCACCTGAAAAGATTATAGTGATAAACCTCTCCGGGCGTGGAGACAAGGATATACCCGCCGTAGCGGGGGAACCGGGGGTGAACATATGA
- the trpC gene encoding indole-3-glycerol phosphate synthase TrpC encodes MILSKIIASKELELAALKEKTPIEALQTVIPTLPAPRPFGPALRLPGQVAIIAEAKKASPSKGIIRHQYEPEQLARSYEREGASAISVLTEEKFFLGHPSHLTLVKKVTSIPVLRKDFIIDPFQIYESRVLGADAILLIAAALKQDQLEEFQEIAAGLGLSCLVEVHTELELINVLSTGASIIGINNRNLKTFETDLSVTFKLRSLITNNQITVVSESGIKSYQDILKLREKGVHAALVGEALVRSPDPGAGLNQLKGGRVREGL; translated from the coding sequence GTGATCTTATCAAAAATTATTGCCAGCAAGGAACTGGAACTGGCTGCGCTTAAAGAAAAAACACCAATAGAAGCATTACAAACGGTAATTCCGACGTTGCCTGCGCCGCGCCCTTTTGGCCCCGCCTTGCGACTGCCCGGGCAGGTGGCGATAATCGCCGAAGCCAAAAAAGCTTCACCATCAAAGGGCATTATCCGGCATCAGTACGAACCCGAACAGTTGGCGCGGTCGTATGAACGCGAGGGTGCGTCCGCTATATCTGTGTTAACCGAGGAAAAATTTTTCCTCGGTCACCCGTCTCATTTAACTTTGGTTAAAAAGGTAACGAGCATACCGGTTTTGCGAAAAGATTTTATCATTGACCCCTTTCAGATTTATGAATCACGTGTTCTTGGCGCTGACGCCATACTTTTGATTGCTGCGGCGCTCAAACAGGATCAATTGGAAGAGTTTCAGGAAATAGCCGCCGGACTGGGACTATCTTGCCTGGTGGAGGTGCATACGGAACTAGAACTGATTAATGTCTTGTCGACCGGCGCATCTATTATCGGCATCAACAACCGCAATCTTAAGACCTTTGAAACCGACCTCAGTGTGACTTTTAAACTGAGAAGCCTGATAACGAATAACCAGATCACAGTTGTTTCTGAAAGCGGCATTAAAAGTTATCAGGACATCCTAAAACTGCGGGAAAAAGGGGTGCACGCCGCGCTGGTAGGCGAGGCCCTGGTGCGCAGCCCGGATCCCGGCGCCGGCTTAAATCAACTGAAAGGCGGGCGAGTCCGGGAGGGTTTGTAA
- the pabA gene encoding aminodeoxychorismate/anthranilate synthase component II gives MVLMIDNYDSFTYNLVQYLGELGEDVRVYRNDQITCDEIVKMDPEHIIISPGPCSPDEAGISLAVIERFAGVIPILGVCLGHQAIGQAFGGKVVRASRLMHGKTSPIHHHDGGSLFHEIPSPFTATRYHSLIVERESLPECFEITAWTEEGEVMGIRHRKYAVEGVQFHPESILTEHGHKILQNFLTRN, from the coding sequence ATGGTTTTAATGATTGATAATTATGATTCGTTCACTTATAATCTTGTGCAGTATTTGGGTGAACTTGGTGAAGACGTCCGGGTTTACCGCAACGACCAGATCACCTGTGATGAAATTGTGAAAATGGACCCGGAACACATTATTATCTCTCCCGGTCCCTGTTCCCCTGACGAAGCCGGTATATCACTAGCAGTCATTGAACGCTTCGCCGGCGTTATCCCAATTTTAGGAGTTTGTCTCGGGCACCAGGCTATCGGGCAGGCTTTCGGCGGTAAAGTGGTGCGGGCGAGCCGGCTGATGCATGGAAAGACATCGCCTATTCACCATCATGACGGCGGTTCGCTTTTTCACGAAATACCTTCACCTTTTACCGCAACCAGGTACCATTCTCTAATCGTTGAAAGGGAAAGCTTGCCTGAATGCTTTGAAATTACCGCGTGGACCGAGGAAGGCGAGGTTATGGGTATTCGCCACCGCAAGTACGCTGTGGAAGGTGTCCAGTTTCACCCGGAATCAATTTTAACTGAGCATGGCCATAAAATTTTGCAGAACTTTTTAACTCGCAACTGA
- the trpE gene encoding anthranilate synthase component I — translation MNIPNRHEYLLLSQNYDLIPVCYEINADMDTPISIFKKISPKGPAYLLESVEGGENLARYSFIGIDPFISFTSSGDESRITSGCDVKKVTGSPLTSLEQLVSSYRVYKGGGLPRFFGGAVGYLGYGIVRHFEKINITRENIPDLPESSFIFASTVLIFDHVKHTLKIIVNSIPGEKPDKTYDNVEYQLQSVINAVKSNVSIENKQIKNITTSSFEKNMTREKFIERVARAKEYIKAGDIIQVVLSQRFRIPFQGEPFDVYRKLRALNPSPYLYYLDFGAYQVIGSSPEMLVRVEDGIVETCPIAGTRPRGKDKDTDGALAAELLGDEKEKAEHLMLVDLGRNDLGKVCKPGSIELPRFMEIEKFSHVMHIVSNVKGRMSSGNNCYDALRACFPAGTVTGAPKVRAMEIIDELEPDGRGIYAGAVGYLGFTGNLDAAIAIRTMVIHDGCAYVQAGAGIVADSDPEKEYEETINKAGALLNTLREVG, via the coding sequence TTGAACATCCCGAACAGGCATGAATACTTGTTATTGAGCCAAAATTATGACCTGATTCCGGTTTGTTATGAAATAAATGCTGATATGGACACACCAATCAGCATTTTCAAGAAAATATCACCGAAAGGCCCGGCTTATTTGCTGGAAAGCGTGGAAGGCGGTGAAAACCTGGCCCGATACTCATTTATCGGTATCGATCCTTTCATCAGCTTTACCTCCAGTGGAGACGAGTCACGGATAACCAGTGGTTGCGACGTTAAAAAGGTAACTGGATCGCCCCTGACAAGCCTGGAACAGCTTGTTTCCAGCTATCGCGTCTATAAAGGGGGAGGTCTGCCGCGTTTTTTCGGCGGCGCGGTGGGGTACCTGGGCTACGGAATAGTCCGGCATTTTGAAAAGATAAATATCACCCGGGAAAACATCCCCGATCTTCCGGAGAGCAGCTTTATCTTTGCCAGTACAGTGTTAATTTTCGATCATGTCAAGCATACCTTGAAAATCATCGTAAACAGCATACCGGGAGAAAAACCCGATAAAACATATGATAATGTTGAATACCAACTGCAGAGCGTGATCAATGCGGTTAAAAGCAACGTTTCGATTGAGAACAAACAAATCAAAAACATTACTACATCTTCGTTTGAAAAAAATATGACCCGGGAAAAATTTATTGAACGAGTGGCGCGGGCGAAGGAATACATCAAGGCGGGGGATATCATTCAGGTGGTTTTGTCACAGCGTTTCCGGATCCCTTTTCAAGGGGAGCCGTTTGATGTTTACCGGAAATTAAGGGCGCTTAACCCCTCGCCATATCTTTATTATCTTGACTTCGGCGCATACCAGGTGATTGGTTCTTCACCCGAAATGCTGGTTAGAGTGGAAGACGGTATTGTCGAAACATGCCCTATCGCCGGAACCCGGCCCCGCGGCAAAGATAAGGACACTGACGGGGCGCTTGCGGCGGAATTGCTGGGCGATGAGAAGGAGAAAGCCGAGCACCTGATGCTGGTAGACCTCGGACGCAACGATTTGGGCAAGGTATGCAAGCCGGGCAGCATAGAATTGCCGCGTTTTATGGAAATCGAAAAATTCTCTCATGTCATGCACATAGTATCAAATGTGAAAGGGCGGATGTCATCCGGCAATAATTGTTATGACGCATTGCGGGCTTGTTTTCCGGCGGGCACGGTAACAGGGGCGCCCAAGGTGCGGGCTATGGAGATAATTGATGAGTTGGAGCCCGACGGTAGGGGAATTTACGCCGGCGCGGTAGGATATCTGGGATTCACCGGGAACCTGGACGCGGCAATCGCTATCAGGACTATGGTCATCCATGACGGCTGCGCTTATGTCCAGGCCGGCGCCGGGATAGTAGCTGATTCAGACCCGGAAAAAGAATACGAGGAAACAATAAACAAGGCCGGCGCGCTGTTAAATACCCTCAGGGAGGTTGGGTAA
- a CDS encoding YqaA family protein, whose translation MGILEWLQNHDQGLFLFVLSFGNAIILPVGPEIAFVPILLVSHNKLLPYASYCVLGSVLGLGVTYYVSYYLGQAVIEKYVPRNNIVKGMDIFSKYGPLALVVASMFPVFPYRILVIVSGFLRQKPAKVFSYLTIGKTLRFFGYGFLIAKLGESIVKYLE comes from the coding sequence GTGGGTATTTTGGAATGGCTGCAAAACCATGACCAGGGTTTATTTCTGTTTGTACTTTCTTTTGGTAACGCAATCATATTGCCTGTTGGGCCGGAGATTGCTTTTGTCCCAATATTGCTTGTAAGTCATAACAAATTATTGCCGTATGCGTCCTATTGCGTATTGGGTAGTGTTCTTGGTCTGGGAGTGACATATTATGTGTCATATTATTTGGGGCAGGCAGTGATTGAAAAATATGTGCCTCGAAATAATATAGTTAAGGGAATGGATATTTTCTCTAAATATGGGCCACTAGCTCTCGTGGTAGCTTCAATGTTTCCAGTTTTCCCTTACAGAATATTGGTGATTGTTTCCGGCTTTTTGCGGCAAAAGCCAGCAAAGGTTTTCTCTTACTTGACTATTGGTAAAACCTTGAGATTTTTTGGATATGGTTTTCTTATCGCCAAGCTGGGTGAATCGATTGTCAAGTATCTTGAGTAA
- a CDS encoding HutP family protein produces MTLHGSRKIARIAIEMAMTESREQEKEYKARFSNEGIKTAAVDCGGDFVLSVNKMIERAVVASKREGLIKELHADEGAVAGAAREALSQLIPKAMGLNVGGKIGIARKDDHISVAVFFGVGLLHLDEVAIGLGHRAVPSVK; encoded by the coding sequence ATGACCCTTCACGGAAGCCGGAAAATAGCGCGAATAGCTATTGAAATGGCAATGACCGAGAGCAGGGAACAGGAAAAGGAGTATAAGGCACGCTTTTCAAACGAAGGGATTAAAACAGCGGCTGTTGATTGCGGGGGGGATTTTGTTTTATCTGTTAACAAAATGATTGAACGGGCCGTGGTAGCTTCAAAACGTGAGGGTTTGATCAAAGAGCTGCATGCTGACGAGGGAGCGGTGGCAGGCGCGGCCAGGGAAGCGCTGTCGCAGCTGATACCCAAGGCAATGGGGCTAAATGTCGGCGGAAAAATCGGAATTGCACGAAAAGATGATCATATTAGTGTGGCGGTGTTTTTCGGGGTAGGTTTGCTGCACCTGGACGAGGTGGCTATCGGACTTGGGCACAGGGCCGTTCCGAGTGTTAAGTGA
- a CDS encoding pseudouridine synthase, with protein MERLQKVMARAGVASRRSCEGMIAAGMVKVNGKVVTELGTRIDPAKDRIEVSGEKLLLAEKKYYLALYKPRGYVSTVDDEKGRKKVTDLLDGFNGRVYPVGRLDYNSEGLLLLTNDGDLTYALTHPKHHVQKTYLVRVDGVPPQKKLEQMAKGLFLEDGLTAPARVNLAGVKDEKALLEITLFEGRNRQVRRMCEHIGHPVLRLLRTRVGNVKLDGLHPGQYRNLSDKELELLKKLAGLDKENLDVHI; from the coding sequence TTGGAGCGTCTTCAAAAAGTTATGGCGCGGGCCGGGGTCGCATCCCGCAGAAGTTGCGAAGGAATGATCGCCGCCGGCATGGTTAAAGTAAACGGAAAAGTTGTCACCGAACTGGGTACCAGGATAGACCCAGCAAAAGACAGGATTGAAGTTTCCGGCGAGAAACTATTACTTGCAGAAAAAAAATACTATTTAGCGTTGTATAAACCCAGGGGATATGTCAGCACTGTAGATGACGAAAAAGGCAGAAAAAAAGTGACCGATTTGCTTGATGGCTTTAATGGGCGTGTTTATCCGGTCGGAAGACTGGATTATAATAGTGAAGGTTTGCTCTTGCTTACGAATGACGGCGACTTGACCTACGCTTTGACTCACCCCAAGCACCATGTGCAAAAAACTTACTTAGTCCGTGTGGATGGTGTACCCCCCCAAAAAAAGTTGGAACAAATGGCCAAGGGACTTTTCCTTGAAGACGGGCTTACAGCGCCGGCACGGGTTAACCTGGCTGGAGTTAAGGACGAAAAAGCGCTTCTGGAAATAACCCTCTTCGAAGGCCGCAATCGCCAGGTCAGGCGGATGTGTGAACACATCGGCCATCCTGTCTTAAGGCTTCTGCGCACACGCGTGGGCAATGTCAAACTGGATGGCCTGCACCCGGGACAATACCGCAACCTGAGTGATAAAGAATTGGAATTACTAAAAAAATTGGCTGGACTTGACAAAGAGAATCTGGATGTTCATATATAG